From Chloroflexota bacterium, one genomic window encodes:
- the tsaD gene encoding tRNA (adenosine(37)-N6)-threonylcarbamoyltransferase complex transferase subunit TsaD, whose protein sequence is MNVLGIETSCDETAAAVVADGHCILANVVASQVKMHAAFGGVVPEVASRQHLLWCIPVLKRALAEAQVHLSDLSAVAVTQGPGLAGSLLVGVNLAKALAFAYHLPLIGVNHLEGHLYANWLTESEPSFPLLCLIVSGGHSDLILMTDHGKYQRLGRTLDDAAGEAFDKVARILGLGYPGGPAIQAAAKSGDATAYRFPRAWLGQSYNFSFSGLKTAVLRLMEARAVEQQGSGGGISPQTGRVGGKRSLAELSIADLAASFQEAIVDVLVEKTRRAAVEHRVRQVALGGGVASNVRLRQRMRERIEVAVIYPPPLLCTDNAAMIASCGYFRWRMGRVDGLDLDVIPNLRFT, encoded by the coding sequence ATGAACGTATTGGGCATCGAAACTTCCTGTGATGAGACAGCCGCTGCGGTAGTGGCTGATGGACATTGTATCCTGGCCAATGTCGTCGCCTCCCAGGTGAAGATGCATGCCGCTTTTGGCGGCGTCGTGCCCGAGGTAGCCTCCCGCCAACATCTTCTCTGGTGCATTCCGGTCCTGAAAAGAGCCCTGGCCGAGGCCCAGGTGCATTTGTCCGACTTAAGCGCCGTGGCCGTTACACAGGGCCCGGGCCTGGCCGGGTCTTTGTTGGTTGGCGTCAATCTGGCGAAGGCTTTGGCCTTCGCCTATCACCTCCCCCTGATAGGCGTGAACCACCTGGAAGGACATCTTTACGCTAACTGGCTAACCGAGAGCGAGCCATCCTTCCCTCTACTCTGCCTGATCGTCTCCGGGGGGCATTCAGACCTGATCCTGATGACCGACCACGGAAAATATCAGCGGCTGGGTCGCACTCTGGACGATGCTGCCGGGGAGGCTTTCGATAAAGTGGCCCGTATTTTGGGGTTAGGTTACCCCGGCGGGCCAGCCATCCAGGCTGCAGCCAAAAGTGGAGATGCGACGGCCTATCGTTTCCCCCGAGCTTGGCTCGGCCAGAGTTATAATTTCAGTTTTAGTGGGCTGAAGACGGCTGTCCTTCGCCTGATGGAAGCCCGCGCTGTTGAGCAGCAGGGCTCAGGTGGGGGGATCAGCCCTCAAACAGGGCGGGTTGGGGGTAAGCGATCGCTAGCCGAGCTATCGATCGCTGATCTGGCGGCGAGCTTTCAGGAGGCGATAGTCGACGTCCTGGTGGAGAAGACAAGACGCGCCGCTGTGGAGCATCGGGTCAGACAGGTCGCCCTGGGTGGTGGTGTGGCCAGCAACGTGCGCCTACGCCAGCGGATGAGAGAGCGGATTGAGGTAGCGGTGATCTATCCCCCACCCCTCCTGTGCACGGACAATGCGGCTATGATCGCTAGCTGTGGCTACTTCCGCTGGCGGATGGGCCGAGTGGATGGCCTGGACCTGGATGTGATCCCTAACCTCAGATTCACTTAG
- a CDS encoding protein-L-isoaspartate(D-aspartate) O-methyltransferase — translation MEASRASLIQHLQREGISDEAVLAAMGKVPRELFVPPSTQYLAYADMPLPIGQGQTISQPYIIALMTQALALTGKEKVLEIGCGSGYHAAILAELAAWVVSLERLESLASQAKRLLDRLGYRNIEIHVADGTLGWEREAPYEAIIVTAAAPAVPPPLLDQLADGGTLVIPVGSLYSQSLYAISKRDRKIQRRDLGSCRFVPLVGQFGWSEEEVAEWEGY, via the coding sequence ATGGAAGCCTCGCGCGCTAGCTTGATCCAACACCTCCAGCGAGAGGGGATCAGTGATGAGGCTGTACTAGCAGCTATGGGCAAGGTGCCTCGTGAGCTATTCGTGCCCCCTTCAACCCAATATCTCGCTTATGCCGACATGCCCTTGCCCATTGGGCAAGGGCAAACCATCTCCCAGCCGTATATTATCGCCTTAATGACCCAGGCCCTGGCCCTCACTGGTAAGGAAAAGGTCTTGGAGATAGGTTGCGGTTCTGGCTATCATGCGGCTATTCTCGCTGAGTTAGCCGCCTGGGTCGTATCCCTTGAGCGCTTGGAATCGCTGGCTAGCCAGGCCAAACGACTGCTAGACAGATTAGGATATAGGAACATTGAGATCCACGTGGCTGATGGTACCCTTGGTTGGGAAAGGGAGGCTCCCTATGAAGCTATCATCGTCACCGCCGCTGCCCCTGCTGTTCCTCCACCTCTACTCGACCAGCTAGCTGACGGTGGGACACTGGTCATCCCCGTGGGCTCACTCTATAGCCAATCACTGTATGCGATCAGCAAAAGAGACCGGAAGATCCAGCGCAGGGACCTGGGATCCTGCCGCTTCGTGCCTCTGGTGGGCCAATTTGGCTGGTCGGAAGAGGAAGTGGCTGAGTGGGAAGGCTACTAA